In a single window of the Elaeis guineensis isolate ETL-2024a chromosome 4, EG11, whole genome shotgun sequence genome:
- the LOC105034533 gene encoding RING-H2 finger protein ATL8: MSLIPSADPYLSSSVLFGDDRMPPAARILQTNSDHHSAAEPPQPMEVDSDVVVILAALLCALICVVGLALVARCAWLRRSSGDPSPPPPPNKGLKKKVLRSLPKLSYDGAVAVAGGRLADCPICLAEFVEGDEIRILPPCGHGFHVGCVDTWLGSHSSCPSCRQVLVAAPAAPSWCSRCGASSAATVEGDLNTFLP; the protein is encoded by the coding sequence ATGAGTCTTATCCCAAGCGCCGACCCCTATCTCTCTTCCTCTGTCTTGTTTGGTGATGACCGAATGCCTCCGGCGGCGAGAATTCTCCAGACAAACTCCGACCACCACTCGGCGGCGGAGCCGCCGCAGCCCATGGAGGTGGACTCGGACGTCGTGGTGATCTTGGCGGCCCTCCTCTGCGCCCTGATTTGCGTGGTGGGGCTGGCTCTCGTGGCGCGCTGCGCCTGGCTGCGGCGGTCCTCCGGCGATCCgtcgccgccgccgccaccgaataaggggctgaagaagaaggtcctccGCTCCCTCCCGAAGCTCTCCTACGACGGCGCCGTCGCCGTAGCCGGCGGGAGGCTCGCGGACTGCCCGATCTGCCTCGCCGAGTTCGTGGAGGGCGACGAGATCCGCATCCTCCCGCCGTGCGGGCACGGCTTCCACGTCGGGTGCGTCGACACGTGGCTGGGCTCCCACTCTTCCTGCCCTTCCTGCCGCCAGGTCCTCGTCGCCGCCCCCGCCGCCCCGTCATGGTGCAGCCGGTGCGGGGCGAGCTCCGCCGCCACGGTGGAGGGCGACCTCAACACGTTCCTACCCTAA